TAAAACAAAAAAAGATTATTCCATATATTGATAAGATATTTCCTCTTAACGAAGCAAGTGAAGCACATCAATATATGGAAAGGGGTAACCATATAGGTAAAATCATGCTAGAAATTAATTGATTTTTGATATTTGTTATTCTTGATAAATAAACAATATTACTCTATAATGGACAATTAGTTGTATAATTCCATGAAAATAAAATAAGTTAACCATCTAAGGCATTACTAACTTTAAACAAATAAGGATAAATCTATGAGTGCGCGTCTGCTTATGCCAAAGGCAACTGCTGTTTGGCTTATTGAAAATACTATGTTAACCTTTGAACAAATTGCTGATTTTTGTGGGTTACATATTCTAGAAGTACAAGCAATAGCAGATGGTGAAAGTGCTTATAAAATGAAGGGGACTAATCCTCTAAATATGGGGCAACTTACTAGAGCAGAACTTGAAAAAGGTGAAAAAGATCCATCTTATCGTTTACAACTGCAAGAATCAAAAATTCATATACCTGCACCTAAAAAAAAGGTAGCACGTTATACCCCTGTATCTCGTAGACATGATCGTCCTAATGCCATCTTATGGTTATTACGTTACCACCCTGAATTAACAGAAACACAGATATCCCGTCTGATAGGAACCACAAAAAAGACTATTGAACAGATTAAAAATAGAAGCCACTGGAATAGTGCTAATTTAACTGCAATCGATCCTGTTGGTCTTGGTCTTACTACTCAAATAGAACTCGATAGAGAAGTCAAAGAAGCGCAAAAAAACCAAGTAATACCAGAAACTGGTGATACTCTATTGCCACCTTCAACTACTGAAAATTTACCTTTGGATCAAAATGATTATAAAAAAAATACAGATATTACATTCTGTGAAGATATGACTCAAAGCACTATAGATAGTATGATAGCTAAATTAAAAAATAACAACTAAAAGTGCTATAACAACTGCAATTCTCAATTGTTATGGTTCTGATTATAAAAGATGGTGATATATAATATAGCCTATCGACTACAGAAATATGCTTTTATAACAAATGCCAAAATAATTATTATTTCTATAAAGAATAATTAAGAACATTATATATAAGCAGATTA
The Bartonella sp. DGB1 genome window above contains:
- a CDS encoding DUF1013 domain-containing protein, translating into MSARLLMPKATAVWLIENTMLTFEQIADFCGLHILEVQAIADGESAYKMKGTNPLNMGQLTRAELEKGEKDPSYRLQLQESKIHIPAPKKKVARYTPVSRRHDRPNAILWLLRYHPELTETQISRLIGTTKKTIEQIKNRSHWNSANLTAIDPVGLGLTTQIELDREVKEAQKNQVIPETGDTLLPPSTTENLPLDQNDYKKNTDITFCEDMTQSTIDSMIAKLKNNN